DNA from Sphaerodactylus townsendi isolate TG3544 linkage group LG08, MPM_Stown_v2.3, whole genome shotgun sequence:
agcagcgcgcggcataggggggataggggagagtggggaaagcccctatagtGGTCCTTTAAAATGGCACTTTAACAGCATTTTAACTATCTGAATTCTTTGGTAGTTTTCAGAAAACAGCACTTTAAAGAAATGTTCCTGCTTACAGTATTTTATACTGGTATATCTGGttttttgtgagtttttaaaaagattttaggCTATTGGACTTTATTTCAAATGACTTTGAACCAATATTTGCCTCGACGCTATATTTGCACTGGAGAACTCTGCGTCAGAAGCCCATATCTCTGCTTGCAGAGCAATGTGCCCACTTTTTACAGATAGCATGGCCAGTGGCGTTGTGATCTCTGACCCTCGAACGCTGTCATGCGGCTGTAACATTTCCAGGAAGTTCATTAGGCAAGAagccattaaaatattttaagccgATAAACCCAACGCGCCAATCTCTTGTACCGGCAGGAAGAAAGAGTTAAGACCTTGTTTATCCATCCACCATGTTTTACACTGTAATATCCATTAATACGAGTGAAGTGCGGTGCTCTGCGAATTAAACAGAAGTCATTTCCACTAAATGTTCCCACTTAACATCCATCACTCACTTGTTATGCCGGTAAATAATGATGAAAAAATTGCCGCCAACTTCTGCTTGAAAAGAACCTCACTGACGACGCGGGCCTCATTTAGATGCAAAACAGCTCCCTTTCCCGAGCTCCTCCAGAATAATTTTTTCTTTGGCAATTGTTCCTTAAACAATGAAGTCACCTAAGCTGAGGTCCACCTGTTGTTTCACATCTAATAAAGGGCTTGCCAATAATATAAGGTTTGAaaatgcctagagatttgggtagcagagctggggaaggcacagtttggggaggggctccaCAGCGATGTAACCCCAAACGTCTGCCCTccatagctgccattttcttcagaggaactgatctctgtgatctaGAGATCAATTGGAATCCCAGGAGAAGTCCAGGTCTCAGCAGGAGGCACAAACTGGGATTtcaaaagagaaacgaaaaggaAGAATGATTGTGCTGCGAGAAAAAGAGGTCATCAGACTTTATTTCAATGGGGTATCGGTGCCTGGGTGAATACTGAAGAAGTAAATGGGGGCAGAAGCAGAAGCTCTTCTACCCTAACATCTGAAAACCCAGGGTTGTGGCCATGGGTTAATATGGTGCACTTCTATGCCATGATTGCTGGGTTTACCACTAGGCATGATTAGCTCTAACCAGCATATcctgctactttttttttttactgggagAAGATCTTGTCCTTCTTATCAGGCAGATATGATGGATTTCCCCAATCAAACTGGAAACCAAGGAACATGTGttacttctctctctctgctcattTCCACTCTCATAAGCCAAACCTTGCCCTGGACTTTAATTCTACCTCTCATTGGGGGTAACACgtcataagcagaggtgggatccagcaggttctcacaggttcccgagagtaggttactaattatttgtgtgtgccgagagggggttaccaattggtgatttttccacgtgattttggccttagttacacccctcctctcagcagtagcgcgcagaacttgaagcagtctagcaggaggtgcaccggtgtgcgtggcagcctgcgcctgcgtgcattcgtttcctgcccaaggtctagcgcagcggctgtgtccttgccacagccccacccaggaatgtcgtgcccccaaaatgcccggccatgcccccgtcgtgccccgcccagccttattggcgctacgccacagtttgaatccaaccaccatgggaacctgttattaaaatgtttggatcccaccactgggggtaacACATCATAAGGTGGGGATGCCATCACTTCTGGCCAAGGAATGAAATCCCCCTCTTTCGAGTTGTTTTTGAGCCACAGTGTGTCAGAAGGTCATCTAGTGTGGCACCAACAGAAGCAGTCACGCCACAGAACTGGGGGGCTGGGTCCCTACTACCAAATTCTCTAAGGTGAGGCTCAGAAAGATTTAAATAGAAGAGCCGACAGAATTGCGTCCAGCGCAGCATCAACACATTAGATGTGCTGGTGGCCTGCTGTTGGAAGAACCAGTTATATTGGATCCGCACAAGGAATTGCTCTACATCCTCCTCATCCTTCTTCACTTACGGTAGGGCAGAGGACAGCGAGCTGTAGGTGACCCCTGTGCCAGAAGCAGAATGAGAGAGTGTTTGTTCTTTTGTAGTCGGATTCTTGTGGCAGAGGTTAAATATTGCCTTGTTGTTTTAGTGAGCGGAAgttattcaggaaaaaaaaaatccaaagagaAGATCTGCAGCTTTGCAAGTGATTTTGACGTTAATCAcatggtgtgttttttaaataaccctaTCTCAAAGGTTGTTATTTCCTGATTATGGAATGAAGCTGTCTGAACACACGAAGGGATCTGTACTGCTGAAACAAATTTATTCTCCAAAGTTCTCCTTTCAGAGACGGATGTCAAATATTCAACAGATCTTCTCTGAATATTTCCAGTTTTTTGCCAGCTATTTTATATCTGTATTTTATATCCTGTAATATCTGATTCATATGCACTTGGGGGTGTCATTAACTTACAGCTGTATTTCCTATTTGATAACATTTGAAAGCAGATATGCAGAAGTCAGTATTTGACTTGTAATTTAACAACATGACGGTAAATGGAACCTAGTAGAAAAATTGGTGGAACTCATATAAATGACACAAtggcttaccttgggactcttctctgcatagtGGGCTTGCAGAAAGCCATAGCTGGGTCgtactgcacccagtgcgcactctgcatTCCCCCCCTCCATGGCATCCGCCCCCCATGGcatcccccccacacttactttagttccgcCTGAAAGTGCaagctggaaaaagcggcctgtgcacttgaggctgaaaacggcttgTTGGGAACTgcccttcccaggagaccttggggctcacaaggtctcctgggaagtgtagttcccatgaggccattttcagcctcaagtgaacaggccacttttccagcctgtacatttttaaagctagtggtgccaaaatttcagcgtatcatctggagactttcctgAGGATACcgagattggtgaggtttggcatagtggttaccggcagtggcataatggttaagagccagtgcattctaatctggaggaactgggtttgattccccactctgtcgcctgagctgtggaagcttatctggggaattcagattagcctgtgcacacccacacatgccagctgggtagctttgggctagtcacagcttttcggagctctctcaggcctgcccacctcacagggtgtttgttgtgaggggggaagggcaaggagattgtaagccccgttgagtctcctacaggagtgaaaggggggatatgaatccaaactcctcctcctcctcctcctcctcctcctcctcttcttcttcttcttcttcttcttcttcttcttcttcttcttcttcttcttcttcttcttcttcttcttcttcttcttcaagggggggcaaagttatggaccctcaaagtttccattgttccaatgggagctaataggagatggggctacccctttaagggtccataactttggtcccccttgaaccaaacttcaccaaactcgggtgatAGTCTCAGAACAGTAtacggatgatatcctgaaatgcgcccctgcaggtcGAAACACAAGAAAACCACCAAaaattacccctccccccaagcctgAATACCTTGGATTCGGACTCGTTCATATTCGGGTAGgacatattcggctgattttggtccaaatatgcctgaatttgcccagatttgggccgaatccagtatttgttgcccccgaatctccaagcctagtgtgggcagagggaagaggtctggagcAAAGCTGGGCTTCCTGGCAACTTTGTCCACTCCAGCGCAAAGCAAAATTATATTCCTGCTAGAAGTGATCTtgcttgccacagggagaatagaaagtgaaagcagggcttggggaaatacattgcattttattgttattggctattgttggattttattgtattttgtaatccaccttgacaaagtagggtataaatacttttaataaatacatagaaaCCTATTAAAGATGACCGTAACATttatgcctttgctgtctggaaagcacaccagaggCCGCTGCTTTTCAAGATGTCCcgcagacatcttattttgggtgcgtggagtgaaaagaagcagtcacctctttttaagatgtctcacagatgtcttttttggtgctgtgcggaatggaccagtgTCATCATGGCGTTCCTTCTGCAGATACTGAAAGAGCAGACACAGACAATTCAAAGGCAGTTCATACTGAGAATTATGTTCCATGCATTGTGctaattatttatttagacaaCATTTACTTTGCCTTGGGGTAATCATACCAGGTAGCTTGTAAGCAGCCAGACACATAACATaaagaattaaaacaatgtaACTGCTCCCCAAAATAGATTGTTGCAGATGTTAAATGTCTTTCAGAAACGTTTATTACTCAGTTTGTGATCGGTGTGAAGTGTGTAGAAGTTCTGTTCCAATTGCTAATTCAGGAGTCTATTCGACAAACCTCGTCTCTCAATCTGCTCTCATTTTTGACAGCCGGGGCCATGGGAGACCATGTCCCAAACAATTCATTAGTGAATGTTttctttgccctgacctggatggcccagggtacCCTGatcttcatcagatctcagaagctaagcaggagtggccctggttagtaattggatgggagaccactaaggatgtccagggtcactacacagaggccgGCAATAGcgaatcacctctgaatgtctcttgccttgaaaaccctatagggtcgtTGTAAGTTGTCTGTGATTTAATGGCGCTTCCCACCACCATGTTTTCCTTGAGCCGTATTTGGAGTTAGTGTTGATAACACGTTTTTCTCTTAGTATAAATGAAGTAGGTACAGTTCTacctttaaagaaaataaaattgctgcaactctgttcagttctggtcgccacatctcaaaaaacaTTGAAGGAATAGAAAaactgcagagaagggcaatgaggatgattgagggactggaacaccttccttatgaggagaggctgcagcattggggactctagtttggagagtagatgtctgaggggggataggattgaagtctatagaattatgcatggggtagaaaatgttgacagagataattttttctctctttctcacaatactagaaccagggggcatccattgaaaatgctggggggaagaattaggactaataaaaggaaacacttcttcacacagcgtctgattggtgtttggaatatgctgccacaggaggtggtgatggccactaacctggatagctttaaaagaagcttggacagatgtatggaggagaagtggatctatggctaccaatcttgatcctccttgatctgagattgcaaatgccttagcagaccaggtgctcggcagcagcagcagcagaaggccattgctttcacatcctgcatgtgagctcccaaaggcaccttacaatctccttgcccttcccccctcataacaaacaccctgtgagataggtggggctgagagagctccgagaagctgtgactagcccaaggtcacccagctggcgtgtgtgggagtgcacaggctaatctgaattccccagataagcctccacagctcaggcggcagagctgggaatcaaacccggttcctccagattagatacacgagctcttaacctcctacgccactgctgctccaggaactGGAACAAGCTCATCAGATGGTAGAGGAAGTGGACCAAGGTAGACAAAGTTAGTTGGGGCATGTAGTTACTCAGATGAGAAGATGAAGATTCAGCCCCCGGAAGGTCCCAAGTTTGAGACCACCTGTAACTAGAAGTCCTCCTGAGACCGACTAAGGGCCAATGTTTGGACAATTAGCAAGAGATGTGAGGACGGTATAATGTATCAAGACTGACCTCCACCTTTCCCTGCAGTAGATATTAGTCTGTTGCTTGATGCCAATCTTGGCTTTGACTGCGTTTAAATGACTGACTTTTCCACCACCTCTTTTTTGGTGTTCCTTTCGGTGACTcttccagaaaatggcaaacgGGTGCGATGGCTCCGCGGGAACGACGGCGAGGTCTGGGTTTGGATCATGGGCGAAGCTCCGGGAGACAAGCCGTACGATCAGATTTCCGAGGAACTCATGGCAGAAAGAGCCCGGCAGCAAGCCCAGAGAGAAGCTGATGAACTATGGTGAGCAGACTATCAAAAGCAAAATCCAGACATTTCTAAGAGATCCAGTCTTGTGTTCAGGAGCCTCACATTTAATTAATGTCTCCTCCTTAAAATCAAGCCAAATAGTTTCTTTTCCACAGCATCTCCCATTGTTGATGTCAATAAAATTCTTTTGGTGCATTTTCCTCTGGAATTTGctatctatgggcctttccccactctcttggatcccccctatgccgcgtgctgctctcagcgctcggcatcccaggcgtgcgcccgggcgtccccacgaccccgcactctgcgcagggtcatcaaaaggcgcccttaagaagagcacctgggatgccgtgtgctgagggggtgcgacagtggcagcgtcggggcggctgtgctgtcgccgcccctgtcgtggggagtgccgggggaccccgcactactctcctcaagtagcgcggggcttaaggtaagtggggaaaggccctatcttTTAGATTCAACAAAGCTAATTTGGGGGTCAGAAGCGATACCAGTTTGCCAAACTAAaagtgtgctgggcagcccaaatgTGCCAGGGGAGGGGTGACTACCCAGGCAGGTGGGTCCTGTGCGGTTCCATGGTGCCTAACCTGGAAGCTGCTGTTCTTCCCTTGTCCCACTGGTGCAGAAAGctgtgccagcatggcagggTTGTTTGAAGGGTGGCTCAGGGAATGCCTACCTAGCCCTCATGTGCTGACGGAACTAACGTTAGAGATATGTCacatttttcatggcatatctccgTTACCCTTACGGAGGATTCTTGCTGGCTttggggggttgtgtgtgtgttttcaaactTTCCACACTGCAGAGAAGCTCTTTGGAGAAGGCAGGGCAGTCCTGGTGCCATCCTTTCCCACCTGCCAAATCTGGATTAGGTTGTAAAAGTGAAAACAACAActgtctttaattttgtttttcgaAAGATGTTTTAGAATTTTgcctcttgggccctttctgcacgggccaaaaacaccatccctatgGAGCTtttcacatggggggtgctgctgcattgcagcagctccacccttgctcccccccagcggcacgaagccactgtttcccaacctcgctccccgagcaaggttttccggaaacagtggcttccaaacgctgctgtgtgaacagcagtggctggaaggcgccatgtaaCTTGCACCATCCccgaaagcttacctcgtcttctgacttccagctcgtcgcagaggccaggggacacgcccccctggcctgcgactccagaatcGTCGCTCCAACCtgcggggggcatgtcccctggcctctgcgacgagccagaggccaggggacgaggtaagcttgcagggatggtgcagcctgtgcgaaggctgtgctgcctcctgccaccctcccgggaccatccatgtgaacagtcctgggggggggcGCGTCAGCGTCTtttacgctgacgcacccctgcactgttgtggtgcggaaagggccttggtttccATCTACACCAGCCTTCCTCAGTGGGAGCTGTATACCTCTTTCCTGGTGTCCACTCGGTGTTTCTGAAAAGTGGGCGTGGCTTTTGGCCAGCAGGGCTTTTCACTGACTGTATTTTCATTTGAAAAGACACTTTGCTGAGAAGAGCTTCTCCCTGAACGCTGAAGAACTGCTATTACAGTTATGCATAACCTcgttccctgacattttgtggtcgGCTTGACacagataagatctgtgtccaggaaGTCCTGGGGTAGCAGGTGCCCCCCCATCCGCAcggacaggctcagtcctgacacttCTAACGGCAGTGTTTTTAATGGAACTGTTTGTACTTCCTTCTGTCTAGCAAATGCCACCTTAGTGGCTACCAATTAACTCAGTACTAAATCATGGTCTTTCACATACTACATGGTGCACAAATATAATTGGGATAGTAAACATGTACTTAAGAactgtatggatttttttttaatgccagctTTCATAAAAATATATGACATTAACATTTTAGCAAATCTTGCACTTCCTTATACCAAATTTAAATCGCTTTTCGTTTTACCGAAGTATTAACTACCACTAAATAGCTATCTCATCATGGATTTCCTTGAAATTCAAATTGATGGCAAATGGCAATGTTTGCTCAAAGTTCCCACAGAGGTAGGATGTGGCAAATatttcaccattttttaaaatacaagattCTTTAATTTTTTGTAGAATCTCAAATCTCATAAGACATTCAGTTAAAATGAATGACTCTATCTGTGAAAACTATCCACTTGACATGGTGGTGTGGAATGGCAGGCTCTCTACCACTACACATTTTTGAAACTAGagtctctacctttaaaaaacaaaaacctttctgcgcattatttttaaaggaagaaaaaagaagctgAAATTACCAAGAAGTTCCGGGATGCTATGGCAAAGGAGAAGGCGCGAATTGTGGCTGAAAAGTGGAAAATAGAGACAGAAGATCGCAAAGCCGCCAAACTGATGGAAGAGAAAATACAGGAGGAATTAAAGGTTTGCTTCTAGTGCATTTTTATAGTGTTCTTTCTCCAAAGAACTGCGGGTGACAGACAgagaccctttccgcatgggccaataaaccggGACAACAATGGGTTAAATCCAGTGTGTGCgcgggaactttgcatggttccctCCCCTGAACCAGGTCTGCCCCGTgtccccccgctccccccacctggatttttcaagaatcacgatttttgcaattcttttgttttaacgcccGAAAATCATGATTCTCGAAAAACCTTTCtccggctcccatctgtggagccatgcagggaaAACAGACCGTATCATGGCCCAGGAGGTCGGTCCtgtgctttgcaggcaggcagggaaaaaaagatgcatcGTCGTGCAAAGGTACACGCCCTGGCCAACACACTGGTATTATATCCCCTGGCACAGATATGTCAGGTGCACAACTCCCTCCTCTGAAGTGGGAAGAttgtttgacacacacacacacttacacgcACACACATTTCTCAGACAGTGAAAACTGGGATTAAAACAGCTGCagagataagggcagactggtacaggGAAATATTCCCAGGCCTGCTTGAGCAGTAAGCACTCAGtggacagaaatatggcaggacccaggctaagacactAGAGGGTCATGACAGTGGGaagttgtggagggcagtgggaAGGCAACTCTCAGAATTTGGACTGAAAGAATTTGGACTGACCTAATTAGAGCTTACCTCCTGCCCAGCAGCACTGCTTGTTCACCACGACTCAGGAGAGTGGCGGAGGAAACAGGCACTACTCTGATACCACAGTGTTACTTCTGGCGTGAATGTGGAAGTGTAGAACTCTATGGAATgtagaactctatggtaaagccagAATGGTTGGGAAGGATCCTAGAGCATTGTGCTGACATGATAACGTCACTTTTGCCTTCACACAGGAAGTGTAATTGCAGTGTGGGATAGACAGCTGTTTGCATGTCCCAGCCCCCTAATCCTCCCATTGGCTGCCAGTGCTGtgatggcaaccctacttagtGTGCTTCCATCATCATTTTGCCCAGGGTGAAGACTCTCCTTTACTAGTCTGGTATCTATTAGACCCCCATAACGGAGAATGCAGATTTAGGACTAGCATGgaactagcatggtatagtgcaggggtctgcaaactgcggctctccagatgttcatggactacaaatcccatcagcccctgccaacatggccaattggtccatgtaattgaagaaaaaatggcctctattggactgtcagtggattcactttgccctttgtcctattcagaagcttataggaaattaaaaggtcaactattggatagagagttctctaccctaatcaccgcagccaagaaaacgtgccccccctgtatttttctctcccatttgaacgaggccacttggcacactacctgtattgcttaataaaccctgctcaaaggagagccataatgctcgccaggtttaatgttatgccttctgccttgttacatggcagatttaataagcaagaaaaggctacaagattgtgcccatgtaatgatggctcagttgaatctctggcccaccaactactacactgtctcagattcaaggaaatcagatccaagtgtgtgaatcttactcctttacatttactccatctccccgatttaattagattgcactacttgttggacaatcctgatccttctctctgtatgacagtggcagactttctcctggaaattactaaatgccagtagatttccttcgacctaacatttatgtcctgtattgtatatgctttttaatccgttttttattattgttgtactgttgtctatgccaataaaggcttgcttctaaattCAATTGGTCCATGGGAAACCCAAATTTgggaatctgggaaacccaaattATAACCCCCCACTCTCTCATGGAAGCTTACTTAAGCTATCGTGGGTAATAGTGGAGGAGACAGAACAATTCTATTTCACTGATGCTTTCTGTTAACAGGGCTGAACTTGGGATTCAACCCATTGGTCTTTTATTAGTGGCAGTTCTGCATGATTGGCCTGCTCAAtgaattttcaattattttttttccgtGTTTAACAACGCAAACTACCTGTAAGGCAAAGTAAGGGCCATAATAATGGCATGACGCTTAGAATGGTTGTTTAAAGATAGTGTTCTGAACATAATAATCGAGGCTATTACACACTCTTCCTCAGTGTGCAAGAACCTCTTGACCTGTGATCCCATCAACCCTTAAGAGAAACTCCACCATTCAATTATGAGAATTCACACTACACTCATCCCAAGCAGAGTACATAGAAACTTTTCACGGCTCGTGATCCATACAGATGAGCTGTAAGCGACTCGGCAGAAAACCCCATGACAATTTCCTTGGCTGGAAAAAAAGCGGAGTGGGTCAAATGCCACCGACGTCACTATGAATTCAGAAGTCAAGGGAGTTCGATCAGGTTTATCATAGGGTCACCTGCCTTGAAGAAATTTTGCAATCCTCGATTTCAAAACATCCAATTGCAGTGTTTTTATCCTTCTCTATTTGTGCTTACGGCAAAAAGAAGGATAGCAAAATTTAGTTTGCAGCTCAGCTAGGGGGGATCATTATCTAGGGTGACCATTTGTTTCCCTGgccctgttccttttcttttaagaGCATCAGAAATATAGCAGATGAAGTTGTGCTTGGCCATGGAGAAAACTGGATACAAGAAGTTGCATCTTCTTAATTTGCGTTTGAAACTGTAGCGAGACAGGTGTTGGAGAAGGGCcagtaaaaacaaaagcaaagacTGTTTTGCTTTATACCTCCAATTTGCTCGGAATGATTTTGATGACttttaaggggggtggggagaaacgaTTGCAAGAGTTTGTATGTATGTGGATAATGTGTTTCACGAATGCTAAAGAAAAATGGTAACAGCAAGTTATTGGTTGCGTTGGTTATGCAGGCTTGTCAGACAACAACAAATTGGATATAATATGCAACAACCAGAAAAATGTCACTATGCTCAGGctacaaaaataagcaaaaagGTTACTAACGAATGTGCAAATTTATTCTAacagtaaataaaaatgaaatgcaaggaTCAAAATCCTGTGTGAGAATCTGCTGCCAAAATGCTACTCTCACACCATCATTGTGCAAATAACAAAAATATGTCCAGAGAGCCCAATATGCAAACGAGCTCCCTGGTGTGTGGACCGTTTTGTGGAAATCTTGTCCACCATCAGCAACATAATTCAGTCTTACCTATAATATTCTGGGATCACTATCATGTTATCTAgcataaaaaacaaacacacacggTGCTCGATACACATACAAAAATAGATGTTCTGCATAAAATATAATTCAATAGATAAAGGGCATGTAGGctgaatacaataaatatataggGCTTAAGAATGTATAatcttaaaaatataaatactataaatattatgtgtccgggagcgggggtagccccgaccccctccccggccttgtCCCCCGGCCCGCGACTGGCAGACGCCCCCCCGGCGATGTGGGAGGCCGCAGGACGAGGGAAGCCCCACTGCCGTGCCAATGGCTCAGAGGATCGCCCCGCTCTCCTTTCGGCTGGCGGGGCGCACAAAGGCTCCACTGGCAGGGAAGGTCGCATTGTTCGGCCGGCAGGGGAGCGAGACGTCGAGGAGCCCCGTCACCGTGGCAGTGAGACGAGGGCCGCGCCGGGCGAGCGGGGCCAGCTGTGCCCTGGCGGGCTGATTGCGGGTGGCGGCCAGGAGCACGGAGGCAGAGGGACGGGGTTTTCAACCCCTCAGCCAATGAACGAGGGGATAAAAGAGGGGAagtccggcctgcagggggggagAAGACGGGaatgagggaaggagagggagagtgTGTAcaagggaggagcagggaaaggaCGTGGAAAGGCAGAGAGGGGACTGACAGGAGAGAACCCTAAAGGGGTAAGAGGAGAGGAGGACAGAGAGAAAAgactggggaaggaggaggagcggcGGACAGGCCGAAGGAAACAGaaccaggaggagggagggagggagaggctgccagggcgggggctggcagggaggcttccctgctcTCCTGGCCTAGCGTTCTGTGGACCCTGGGCCACCTGTGGGTTGCAGGGGCATGCTGTGGCTGaggcggctgtcccacttagtccactccccggagaatggGAGTAAGGCCGGAAGTTCCAGCatcgggcaggggaaggtgggttggcaacaggggtcccagtggggaccccgccccgggcgcaggacatATGAATCATATGAATCAGTTTCAATGCTTTCAGGGTTGTCACCACCATCAGGCATGAACGCAGCTTGTTGGCTGTGCTTCCATCGTCTCTTCTCTCCTCCAATTTCctagaaacaaaaatataaaaacagtggTGGATAGGATTGCCAGACCTCTGACCGGGGCAGGGGATCCCCACTTTGGAACCCTTTCTCCAAAGTCGTTCAGCCAGCTGGTGGGCAGGAATTACTTAGGCCTCTGTTTCTGGCAATGTGTTGTCATAACTTCTGGCACTGGCCCGAAGTGATGTCAACACACCATCAGTGATGTGGGTACAATCtagtatttggacaaaaactctatgaAAAACCAATTTCTACAATAGAGTTCTACCATACCAGAGCAGCCCATGTTGCCAGTGAAATGATCAGGTGTTGACATGTCGCCAACAACTAGCAAGAAAGCCCATTGTGCTGAacaatacaacgggctctagacagctgttggtggcagGCACAGCAGTGAGGTAGGATCTATTTCAGTCAGTAGTGAACGttgtaaaaacatttttgtatacgagtctgccccattttattttccccaacctgggttttgtTTGAACttgcaattcttttgaaaaatcccaggttgcagccactccc
Protein-coding regions in this window:
- the SH2D4B gene encoding SH2 domain-containing protein 4B translates to MTDFSTTSFLVFLSVTLPENGKRVRWLRGNDGEVWVWIMGEAPGDKPYDQISEELMAERARQQAQREADELWKKKEAEITKKFRDAMAKEKARIVAEKWKIETEDRKAAKLMEEKIQEELKVCF